In a single window of the Niabella ginsenosidivorans genome:
- a CDS encoding carboxypeptidase-like regulatory domain-containing protein, whose amino-acid sequence MIAATAPAQTKTYLRGNIFLYSNDTPVPGATITNLTTKQTSISTSAGTYEIPASNKDIVVFSSTGLKSDTVKVEEQLLKTGYDVGLTVDGTMLKNVTVSSNYQLDSIRRRNDYARIYEKQPGLTGGNTPQAGAGIVLSPVSFFSKKARRTRQLRKQLNKQEEDAYIDYVFSPLWVSKLTGLTGDSLHLFLYQYRPTYEQARALDRPSMIAYINDKYKEFTRKKIKRGTL is encoded by the coding sequence TTGATTGCCGCAACTGCCCCTGCACAAACAAAAACCTATTTAAGAGGAAATATTTTCTTATATAGCAATGACACCCCTGTTCCCGGTGCTACCATTACCAACCTTACCACCAAACAGACTTCGATTTCCACTTCTGCCGGTACTTATGAAATCCCGGCATCCAATAAGGACATCGTGGTGTTTTCATCAACCGGCCTGAAAAGCGATACGGTTAAAGTGGAGGAGCAGCTTTTAAAAACCGGTTATGATGTAGGCCTGACTGTAGACGGAACAATGCTAAAAAATGTAACGGTGTCCAGCAATTACCAGCTTGATTCTATAAGACGCAGGAATGACTATGCCAGGATCTATGAAAAGCAGCCGGGCCTTACAGGAGGAAATACACCCCAGGCCGGAGCAGGGATTGTGTTAAGCCCTGTCAGCTTTTTTTCAAAAAAGGCCAGAAGGACCCGGCAGCTCAGAAAGCAATTGAACAAACAGGAAGAAGATGCCTATATCGATTATGTCTTTTCTCCCTTGTGGGTGAGCAAGCTGACCGGCTTAACAGGAGATTCGCTGCACCTGTTCCTTTACCAATACCGCCCTACCTATGAACAGGCAAGGGCGCTGGACCGGCCCAGCATGATTGCGTATATTAATGATAAATACAAAGAATTTACCCGCAAAAAAATTAAACGCGGTACGCTGTAA
- a CDS encoding YraN family protein yields the protein MATHNQLGKEGENIAASYLAQRGYTILFKNWRYSHYEIDIIATRKNKLHFIEVKTRSSSYYGYPEESVTKRKFKFLQQAADEFLYHNPQYKWIQYDILSIIHVNNKLPEFFLLEDVFL from the coding sequence ATGGCAACACATAATCAATTAGGAAAGGAAGGAGAAAATATTGCGGCTTCCTACCTGGCACAACGCGGGTATACGATCCTGTTCAAAAACTGGCGTTATTCGCATTATGAGATCGACATTATTGCTACCCGTAAAAACAAGCTCCACTTTATAGAAGTAAAAACCAGGAGCAGCAGCTATTACGGCTACCCGGAGGAAAGCGTTACCAAAAGAAAATTCAAATTCCTTCAGCAGGCAGCAGACGAGTTTTTATACCATAATCCCCAATACAAATGGATCCAGTATGACATCCTGTCCATCATTCATGTAAACAACAAATTACCGGAATTTTTTTTACTGGAAGATGTGTTCCTTTAA
- the xerD gene encoding site-specific tyrosine recombinase XerD — translation MWEPYKKSFQAYLKLEKSLSDHSTEAYLHDIDKLTEYLESQSISKTPAAVTLDDLQSFLVWIAELGMQPTSQARVISGIRAFYKFCLLENIVQQDPALLLEAPRTKRALPDVLSFEEIEKILSCIDLSKPEGTRNKAIIETLYGCGLRVSELVNLRLSQLYLDVGYIRVIGKGNKERLTPIGDAASKYINIYLREIRSHIKVKPGNEDIVFLNKRGTLLSRVMIFLIIRELADRAQIKKTISPHTFRHSFATHLIEGGANLRAVQEMLGHESITTTEIYTHLDREFLRKTLDLYHPLYNTSR, via the coding sequence ATGTGGGAACCCTACAAAAAAAGCTTTCAGGCCTATCTGAAGTTGGAAAAATCGCTTTCTGACCATTCTACGGAAGCCTATCTGCATGATATTGATAAACTGACCGAATACCTGGAAAGCCAGTCGATCAGTAAAACGCCGGCTGCTGTAACACTGGACGATCTTCAGTCCTTTCTGGTATGGATTGCTGAGCTGGGCATGCAGCCTACCTCCCAGGCCAGGGTCATATCCGGCATCCGTGCTTTTTACAAGTTCTGCCTGCTGGAAAACATTGTGCAGCAGGATCCTGCCCTGTTACTGGAAGCACCCAGAACCAAACGTGCGCTCCCTGATGTTTTAAGTTTTGAGGAAATCGAAAAGATCCTTTCCTGTATTGACCTGAGCAAACCGGAAGGCACCCGTAATAAAGCCATTATTGAAACCCTGTACGGATGCGGGCTCCGGGTAAGCGAGCTGGTTAACCTGCGCCTTTCCCAATTGTACCTGGATGTTGGCTACATCCGTGTAATAGGAAAAGGCAATAAAGAGCGGCTGACCCCTATAGGAGATGCTGCATCAAAGTACATTAACATATACCTGCGGGAAATACGCAGCCATATAAAAGTAAAACCGGGTAATGAGGACATCGTTTTTTTAAATAAAAGGGGCACATTATTAAGCCGCGTAATGATTTTTCTGATCATTAGGGAACTTGCAGACCGGGCCCAGATCAAAAAAACGATTTCGCCCCACACCTTCCGGCATTCCTTTGCAACACACCTTATTGAAGGCGGCGCCAACCTGCGCGCAGTGCAGGAGATGCTGGGTCATGAAAGCATAACCACTACAGAGATCTATACGCACCTTGACAGGGAATTTCTGCGTAAAACGCTGGATCTGTACCATCCTTTATATAATACTTCCAGATGA
- a CDS encoding M16 family metallopeptidase encodes MKKIYSLLTCFICFLFVSNAQVKNKNTAATVPSLVTSVEGVSEYRLPNGLQILLIPDASQTNVIVNIVYHVGSRHEGYGETGMAHLLEHMLFKGSKKFSSIKQTIADKGASANGTTWYDRTNYFEILPATDSNLVWALDMESDRMVNSLMRNEDLQKEFSVVRNEFEAGENDPGGILTERILSSMYLWHNYGKSTIGSKEDIERVPIDNLRAFYKKYYQPDNATLIVGGKFDEKKTLAWIGKYFGGIPKPERVLQAPYTVEPPQDGERFVELRRNGDMQYVGMAYHTPAYSDKDYVANDAVIEILTNNPSGVFYKALVDTKRATKVSGWSQQLYDPGFTYFSCDVPLDKNLDSAKNAFIASADGIPSLSITEADLERAKNTLSKQVFNTQNNTIGFCVALIEIIGAGDWRLFYIYRDRLEKLTLADVQAVLKKYYLPSNRTYGVFIPDRSAEKNRVTVNDRPDIATLVKGYKGKAVTAQTESFEASIENIKKNTEYGTLANGMRYALLKKPAKGDKIRIQITLKIGSEQSLTGKGLIPELTARMLRNGTTSKSKKEINDLLDKLKTNLSIYGHGPSVVINVSTDKENADAALNLLADILLHPAFDKEEFDKMMLEVKGEYESNQSDPQYLASNAVNKKTALYPKGHPYYPNSISEALEALQKVTPEDLRNFYQDFYGSSHGYAAFVGAIDKKAITAFLERNLAAFNSRQPYTEIEEKYFDVKGSLEAIDVPDKKNAVCAGAINIPLKESAVDFPALEMANELLGGGAFLSSRIPQRLRETDGMSYGAGSYLVPNYKYPASTWGVYAIFNPAYKNRLDSALHEEISKAIASGFKEDEFKRSRESWLQQRRTNLGFDNYLSYLLSSFMRDEKDLNYFTDYENRIKKLTLGDVNAALKKYIDPKKITLIYAGDFNKK; translated from the coding sequence ATGAAGAAAATATACAGTTTGTTGACCTGCTTTATCTGCTTTCTTTTTGTATCAAACGCACAAGTAAAAAACAAGAATACAGCAGCTACCGTGCCTTCATTGGTAACTTCTGTAGAAGGGGTAAGTGAATACCGCCTGCCCAACGGCCTGCAGATCCTGCTGATACCAGATGCCTCCCAAACCAATGTTATTGTTAACATTGTGTACCATGTTGGCTCGCGCCATGAAGGTTATGGAGAAACAGGGATGGCCCACCTGTTGGAGCATATGCTCTTTAAAGGTTCTAAAAAGTTCTCAAGCATTAAGCAGACCATAGCTGACAAGGGGGCTTCTGCAAACGGCACTACCTGGTATGACCGTACCAACTATTTTGAAATACTCCCGGCCACCGACAGTAACCTGGTGTGGGCGCTGGATATGGAATCCGACAGGATGGTTAATTCTTTAATGCGCAATGAAGACCTTCAGAAAGAGTTTTCGGTAGTGCGCAATGAATTTGAAGCGGGAGAAAATGATCCCGGCGGCATCCTGACGGAGCGGATCCTTTCGTCCATGTACCTGTGGCATAATTATGGAAAATCCACCATCGGCAGCAAAGAAGATATTGAAAGAGTGCCTATTGATAACCTCAGGGCCTTCTATAAAAAATATTATCAACCGGATAATGCCACACTGATCGTTGGCGGAAAGTTTGACGAGAAGAAAACGCTGGCCTGGATCGGAAAATATTTTGGCGGGATACCGAAACCGGAACGTGTGCTGCAGGCTCCTTATACGGTAGAGCCGCCGCAGGATGGCGAACGTTTTGTAGAACTGAGGCGCAACGGTGATATGCAATACGTGGGTATGGCCTATCATACACCGGCTTACTCTGATAAGGATTATGTTGCCAATGATGCGGTGATCGAAATTTTAACCAATAACCCTTCCGGCGTTTTTTATAAGGCATTGGTTGATACAAAACGGGCTACCAAGGTTTCCGGATGGAGCCAGCAGTTGTATGACCCGGGCTTTACCTATTTCAGTTGTGATGTGCCCCTGGATAAAAACCTGGACAGCGCTAAAAATGCCTTTATAGCCAGTGCAGACGGGATTCCTTCCCTCAGCATTACTGAAGCAGATCTGGAGCGTGCAAAAAATACGCTTTCCAAACAGGTATTTAATACCCAGAACAATACGATTGGTTTTTGCGTGGCCCTTATTGAAATTATTGGCGCGGGCGACTGGCGGCTGTTTTACATTTACAGGGACCGGCTGGAAAAACTAACACTGGCAGATGTACAGGCTGTTTTAAAAAAATATTATCTCCCCAGCAACCGTACTTACGGAGTGTTCATACCCGACAGGTCAGCAGAGAAGAACCGCGTTACGGTTAATGACCGGCCGGATATTGCCACACTGGTAAAGGGCTACAAAGGCAAAGCAGTTACGGCACAAACAGAAAGCTTTGAAGCCAGTATTGAAAATATTAAAAAGAATACGGAGTATGGAACACTTGCCAACGGCATGAGATATGCACTGTTGAAAAAACCGGCAAAAGGAGATAAGATCCGCATACAGATTACTTTAAAAATAGGTTCGGAACAAAGCCTTACCGGCAAGGGCCTTATACCGGAATTAACGGCGCGCATGCTCAGAAACGGAACCACCAGTAAAAGTAAAAAGGAGATCAATGACCTGCTGGACAAGTTAAAAACCAATCTCAGCATCTACGGCCACGGGCCTTCTGTTGTTATTAATGTCAGCACTGATAAGGAAAATGCAGACGCCGCGCTGAACCTGCTGGCGGATATCCTGCTGCATCCGGCCTTTGATAAAGAAGAGTTTGACAAAATGATGCTGGAGGTAAAAGGCGAATACGAGTCCAACCAAAGTGATCCGCAATACCTGGCTTCTAATGCTGTGAACAAAAAAACGGCCCTGTATCCCAAAGGACATCCGTATTATCCCAATAGTATCAGCGAGGCCCTGGAAGCACTTCAAAAGGTAACGCCTGAGGATCTGCGGAATTTTTACCAGGATTTCTATGGAAGCAGTCATGGCTACGCTGCTTTTGTGGGCGCTATTGATAAAAAAGCCATCACCGCGTTCCTGGAAAGGAACCTGGCGGCCTTTAACAGCAGGCAACCCTATACTGAAATTGAAGAAAAGTATTTTGATGTAAAAGGCAGTCTTGAAGCTATTGATGTTCCGGATAAGAAGAATGCTGTTTGTGCCGGGGCAATAAATATACCGCTTAAAGAGTCTGCGGTTGATTTTCCTGCCTTGGAAATGGCGAACGAACTGTTGGGCGGCGGAGCCTTTCTTTCCTCCCGTATACCCCAGCGTTTAAGAGAAACAGATGGTATGAGCTATGGCGCCGGGTCCTACCTGGTGCCCAATTATAAATATCCTGCCTCTACATGGGGCGTATATGCCATATTTAACCCCGCTTATAAAAACAGGCTGGACAGTGCGCTGCATGAAGAGATCAGCAAGGCGATCGCTTCCGGGTTTAAAGAGGATGAATTTAAAAGATCCAGAGAAAGCTGGTTGCAGCAAAGAAGAACCAACTTAGGATTTGACAACTACCTTTCTTATCTGCTGTCATCTTTTATGCGGGACGAAAAGGACCTGAATTATTTTACAGACTATGAGAACAGGATAAAAAAGCTGACCCTGGGAGATGTGAATGCGGCATTAAAAAAATATATAGACCCGAAAAAAATAACGCTGATCTATGCAGGTGATTTCAATAAAAAATAA
- a CDS encoding TetR/AcrR family transcriptional regulator: MARKVYKGAVNNKERSIQKLLASVGKVIREKGYAGLTATNIAQQAGVSRRLISMYFGSVDELVETYVKSKDYWVAASGTTVITQENKEGNNTRQLLESLLLNQLDFFNRNEEMRQIILWEISQRTEIMYHICNEREQLGSRIFEMTDKELKDRPVDLRAVSALLVAGIYYMVLHSKTSDSFFCEIDITLPEGLQRIRDAIKQILKWVYEKEA; encoded by the coding sequence ATGGCCAGAAAGGTATATAAGGGAGCAGTAAACAATAAGGAACGATCCATTCAGAAATTATTAGCATCAGTTGGGAAAGTTATCAGAGAAAAGGGGTACGCTGGTCTGACGGCCACCAATATAGCGCAACAGGCCGGGGTAAGCCGCAGGCTGATCTCAATGTACTTTGGCTCTGTGGATGAGCTTGTGGAAACTTATGTAAAAAGCAAGGATTACTGGGTAGCCGCTTCGGGCACTACAGTAATTACCCAGGAAAACAAAGAAGGGAACAATACCCGGCAGCTACTGGAGTCTTTATTATTAAACCAGCTCGATTTCTTTAATAGAAACGAGGAAATGCGGCAAATAATCCTGTGGGAGATCAGCCAGCGTACGGAAATCATGTATCACATTTGCAATGAGCGGGAACAACTGGGCAGCAGAATCTTTGAAATGACTGATAAAGAGTTAAAAGACCGCCCTGTGGATCTGCGCGCTGTTTCTGCGCTTCTGGTAGCCGGAATCTATTACATGGTGCTCCACTCAAAAACATCGGATAGCTTTTTCTGCGAAATTGATATTACCCTGCCTGAGGGACTTCAAAGGATCCGGGATGCAATCAAACAGATATTGAAATGGGTCTATGAAAAAGAAGCATAG
- a CDS encoding DUF6263 family protein, whose product MKKTVILLSAAILLTGTSLYAQTITLKFNPDNGSKYQNTTTSQMKMNQTVMGQSMEIQTATHMDLQYAFTDAAPDKNLEITYDKMNMNMELMGQKMEFNSESADSANAGNKTFKAIKGSKINVVIGSDGSVKSVKGTDELAAKAGADNAQAKQLLKQLFSEAALKSSFEQSLKFYPNDPVKQGSTWALTTKVESPYNMTFQNNYTLSQINGDRSTINVDGKVSTEGAAKFEQQGMSMEITLDGTNTGTLMVNNKTGIPESSDLVQHLKGKVNAMGQEIPVEIDIESKSTITKQ is encoded by the coding sequence ATGAAAAAAACAGTTATACTATTAAGTGCCGCAATACTGCTGACCGGCACCTCCCTGTATGCCCAAACTATTACCCTGAAATTTAATCCGGATAACGGAAGTAAATACCAGAATACCACTACCAGCCAGATGAAGATGAACCAGACCGTCATGGGCCAGTCTATGGAAATACAAACAGCAACCCATATGGATCTGCAATATGCTTTTACAGATGCTGCACCAGACAAAAACCTGGAGATTACCTATGACAAAATGAACATGAACATGGAATTAATGGGGCAAAAAATGGAGTTTAACAGTGAAAGCGCTGATTCCGCGAATGCCGGCAATAAAACATTTAAGGCTATCAAAGGCTCAAAGATCAATGTTGTAATAGGAAGCGACGGGTCCGTAAAAAGTGTAAAGGGCACTGATGAGCTTGCAGCTAAAGCCGGTGCCGATAATGCGCAGGCAAAGCAATTGCTGAAACAGCTGTTCTCTGAGGCCGCACTAAAAAGCTCCTTTGAGCAAAGCCTTAAATTTTACCCTAACGATCCTGTAAAACAGGGAAGCACCTGGGCACTGACCACAAAAGTAGAAAGCCCGTATAATATGACCTTTCAGAACAATTATACGCTCAGCCAGATTAACGGCGATCGGAGCACAATCAATGTAGACGGCAAAGTAAGCACAGAAGGCGCCGCTAAATTTGAACAACAGGGCATGAGCATGGAAATAACGCTTGACGGAACCAATACCGGAACCTTAATGGTGAATAATAAGACCGGCATACCTGAAAGTTCAGACCTGGTGCAGCATTTAAAAGGGAAGGTCAATGCAATGGGCCAGGAAATCCCGGTTGAAATTGATATTGAATCCAAAAGCACTATTACCAAACAATAA
- a CDS encoding S9 family peptidase — protein sequence MKRYLFLAGFLFLTIVVGAQNKKTLTTADYDRAVTRLSAGPVAKEFARQNITPQWSEDGRLWYKDPVSDQYVIIDPLAKKTDKILTNKAPEEKRPLNRRRADVKLAVSPDGKKAVFIKNWNLWVKDITTGIEKQLTTDGIENFGYATDNAGWKHSDAPIVLWSPDSRKIATFQQDQRHVKDMYLVRTKVGAPELEQWKYPLPGDSAVIRIHRVIIDVESSAVVRLKMPPDDHRGTLSDDIAVDGELGDAQWSADGRQLAFVSVSRDHKTAVFRLADAGTGAVRTVFKEEVPTQYESGQGMINWQFFPGTDEFIWYSERSGWGHLYLYDLNTGKLKNQITKGDFVVTQLLSADPVKRKIIFEAKGKEPGENPYYSHFYKIDFNGKHLVPLTTEPGTHTVSFSPDGNYFVDRYSAPAIPPVVKLKTGKGKTISELGAVDLGKLKAKGWTAPELFSVRSANGQFDLYGLMYRPAQLDTSKKYPVVVYIYPGPQGGSVGNWSFNPAAGDYQALAELGFIVVRLEGSCNPNRSKAFHDACYGHMGENTLPDQVAGVKQLAAKHPFMDLDRVGIWGHSGGGFATVTALFRYPEFFKAGIAESGNHDNRSYEDDWGERYIGLLEGDNYEKQANQIYAGNLQGKLLLVTGGMDDNVPPYNTYLVADALIKANKTFDLLVLPNARHGYGADGAYVMRRRWDYFVEHLLGATPPKDYKIDVK from the coding sequence ATGAAACGATACCTCTTTTTAGCCGGCTTTCTATTCCTGACAATAGTTGTAGGGGCACAGAATAAAAAGACACTAACAACTGCCGATTACGACCGGGCGGTAACCAGGCTGTCTGCAGGGCCTGTGGCAAAAGAATTTGCAAGGCAGAACATCACTCCCCAATGGTCGGAGGATGGCAGGCTGTGGTATAAAGATCCCGTATCTGACCAGTATGTGATCATTGATCCTTTAGCAAAAAAAACGGACAAAATCCTGACAAATAAAGCGCCGGAGGAAAAGCGGCCCTTAAACCGGCGGAGAGCGGATGTAAAATTGGCAGTGTCACCGGATGGGAAAAAGGCTGTTTTTATAAAAAACTGGAACCTTTGGGTAAAAGATATTACTACGGGTATCGAAAAACAGCTGACTACAGACGGTATTGAGAACTTTGGTTATGCTACAGATAATGCGGGCTGGAAGCATTCTGACGCCCCGATTGTTCTGTGGTCGCCCGACAGCAGGAAGATCGCTACTTTTCAGCAGGACCAGCGCCACGTAAAGGATATGTACCTCGTACGCACAAAAGTGGGCGCGCCGGAGCTGGAACAATGGAAATACCCCCTGCCGGGCGACAGTGCTGTGATCAGGATCCACCGGGTGATTATTGATGTGGAATCCTCCGCTGTGGTACGTTTGAAGATGCCTCCTGATGACCACCGGGGAACATTGAGCGATGATATTGCGGTTGACGGGGAACTGGGAGATGCCCAATGGAGCGCAGATGGCCGGCAACTGGCTTTTGTATCTGTAAGCCGCGATCATAAAACAGCTGTTTTCCGCTTGGCCGACGCCGGTACAGGAGCCGTACGTACCGTTTTTAAGGAAGAGGTGCCTACCCAATATGAATCGGGCCAGGGAATGATCAACTGGCAATTTTTTCCAGGCACGGATGAGTTCATCTGGTACTCTGAGCGCAGTGGCTGGGGGCATTTGTATTTGTATGATCTGAATACCGGTAAGTTAAAGAACCAGATCACCAAGGGCGATTTTGTGGTAACACAACTGCTGAGCGCAGACCCTGTTAAACGAAAGATCATCTTTGAAGCAAAAGGAAAAGAACCGGGTGAAAACCCCTATTACAGCCATTTTTATAAAATTGATTTTAATGGAAAGCATCTGGTACCGCTGACCACAGAGCCGGGAACCCATACGGTAAGCTTTTCCCCTGACGGAAATTATTTTGTTGACAGGTACTCTGCCCCGGCTATACCCCCGGTTGTAAAGCTTAAGACTGGCAAGGGCAAAACCATCAGTGAACTGGGGGCTGTTGACCTGGGAAAATTAAAGGCAAAGGGCTGGACAGCGCCTGAGCTGTTTTCGGTAAGATCGGCCAATGGGCAATTTGATCTGTATGGCCTTATGTACAGGCCCGCCCAGCTGGATACTTCAAAAAAATATCCGGTAGTCGTTTATATTTACCCCGGCCCGCAGGGTGGGAGCGTCGGAAACTGGTCCTTCAATCCTGCCGCCGGCGACTACCAGGCCCTGGCTGAGTTGGGTTTTATTGTTGTGCGTTTGGAGGGGAGTTGTAACCCGAACCGATCAAAAGCCTTTCATGATGCCTGTTACGGGCATATGGGAGAAAATACCCTGCCGGACCAGGTAGCAGGCGTAAAGCAACTGGCGGCAAAACACCCTTTTATGGATCTGGACAGGGTGGGCATCTGGGGCCATTCCGGAGGTGGTTTTGCAACAGTTACTGCACTATTCAGGTACCCTGAGTTTTTCAAAGCAGGAATAGCCGAATCCGGGAACCATGATAATCGTAGCTATGAAGATGACTGGGGCGAGCGTTATATCGGCTTGCTGGAAGGAGATAATTATGAAAAACAGGCAAACCAGATCTATGCCGGCAACCTGCAGGGGAAATTGTTGCTGGTGACCGGCGGAATGGATGATAATGTGCCTCCTTACAATACCTATCTGGTAGCAGACGCACTGATCAAAGCCAATAAAACGTTCGACCTGCTGGTGCTTCCTAATGCACGGCATGGCTACGGAGCAGATGGGGCATATGTAATGCGCAGGCGCTGGGATTATTTTGTTGAGCACCTTTTAGGAGCCACGCCGCCCAAGGATTATAAGATTGATGTAAAATAA
- a CDS encoding DUF2911 domain-containing protein: protein MKHILVTFFLAGAFLASRSQVKVPAASSAQTVRQDFGLGTLEWSYSRPGLKGRTLYTDVAPAGKLWRTGANSATTLTVSDTIIIGGKTIGAGKYGLLTIPGRNSWTVIITKQTNVTADPTIYKEAEDVVRVPVKPVTVNTSTETFTIQLAAITPASAELQLLWGNVMVPIPVKTDIDKRIMASINASMQSAKPAYFAAANYYYDNNKDLQQAIEWYRKAATAQPDAYWVHYYYARALAKAGRTKEARSTAEKSKQLAAENHNPDYVKLNEQLLATL, encoded by the coding sequence ATGAAGCATATCCTGGTAACATTTTTTTTAGCAGGCGCCTTCCTGGCCAGCCGGTCACAGGTAAAAGTGCCGGCGGCAAGTTCCGCCCAAACCGTCAGACAGGATTTCGGTCTGGGCACTTTAGAATGGTCCTACAGCCGGCCTGGTCTTAAAGGCAGAACGCTCTATACAGATGTTGCCCCTGCCGGAAAGCTCTGGCGCACGGGCGCTAACAGTGCCACCACGCTTACTGTAAGCGATACCATAATTATTGGCGGCAAAACGATCGGAGCCGGAAAATATGGATTGCTTACGATCCCCGGCAGGAATTCCTGGACTGTGATCATCACAAAACAAACCAACGTAACCGCAGACCCTACTATATACAAAGAGGCTGAAGATGTAGTGCGTGTTCCTGTAAAACCGGTCACTGTCAATACCTCCACGGAAACATTTACCATTCAGCTGGCAGCCATAACCCCTGCCAGTGCAGAGCTGCAGCTCCTGTGGGGCAATGTAATGGTACCTATCCCTGTAAAGACGGATATAGACAAACGGATAATGGCTTCCATTAATGCTTCTATGCAATCTGCCAAGCCGGCTTATTTTGCAGCAGCCAATTATTATTATGACAATAATAAAGATCTTCAGCAGGCCATTGAATGGTACCGCAAGGCGGCTACAGCACAGCCTGATGCCTACTGGGTGCACTATTATTATGCAAGAGCCCTGGCAAAAGCGGGCAGAACAAAAGAAGCCCGCAGCACTGCTGAAAAATCAAAACAGCTGGCCGCTGAAAATCACAACCCTGATTACGTAAAATTAAACGAGCAATTACTTGCTACTTTGTAA